Within Dermacentor variabilis isolate Ectoservices chromosome 8, ASM5094787v1, whole genome shotgun sequence, the genomic segment AAGGGTCACCTTAAATTTCACCTGcgtacccacacaggcgagaagccatatcagtgcccttcatgctctcagagcttctcacatcAGTGTAACCTAAAAGCCCACCTGCACACCCACACAcgtgagaagccatatcagtgcccttcatgccctcagagcttctcattCAAGGGTCACCTTGAATTTCACCTGcgtacccacacaggcgagaagccatatcagtgcccttcatgctctcagagcttctcacatcAGTGTAACCTAAAAGCCCACCTGtacacccacacaggcgagaagccatatcagtgcccttcatgctctcagagcttctcacatcAGTGTAACCTAAAAGCCCACCTGCACACCCACACAcgtgagaagccatatcagtgcccttcatgccctcagagcttctcattCAAGGGTCACCTTAAATTTCACCTGcgtacccacacaggcgagaagccatatcagtgcccttcatgctctcagagcttctcacatcAGTGTAACCTAAAAGCCCACCTgcacacccacacaggcgagaagccatatcagtgcccttcatgctctcagagcttctcacatcAGTGTAACCTAAAAGCCCACCTGCACACCCAGCACACCCACACAcgtgagaagccatatcagtgcccttcatgccctcagagcttctcattCAAGGGTCACCTTAAATTTCACCTGcgtacccacacaggcgagaagccatatcagtgcccttcatgctctcagagcttctcacatcAGTGTAACCTAAAAGCCCACCTGCACACCCACACAcgtgagaagccatatcagtgcccttcatgccctcagagcttctcattCAAGGGTCACCTTAAATTTCACCTGcgtacccacacaggcgagaagccatatcagtgcccttcatgctctcagagcttctcacatcAGTGTAACCTAAAaccccacctgcgcacccacacaggtgagaagccatatgAGTGCCcctcatgctctcagagcttctcacaaaagggcaaCCTTAGGAAACACATGAGGCGAGAAGCCATTTTAATGGCCTTTATGCCTTCAGATATTCTCGTTGAAGATTGCCCTGAAGAGACACCGGCTCTTTCATGCAGGTGACTGGCCATATAGCTGTAATGTCTGCTACATAACCTTTACTCAGTCTCATCACTTCAGCAGACATAGAGAATCACAGCACCATGATACTCTAGGGTAGGTCAACTACGATGTTGAATGGGAATCTGAATTATAGATCTACAAACGTGTAGCTTGTTGCATAGTGTTCTACTGCATCAGGTAGCACAAGTGTATCCATGTGCCCTTAAGAAGAAGTCTTTGCTCAGGCCCAACTCtgatgctgcctattcaaataatGTAAAATGCAGGAACgcctttctgagataaccactgggccagTTATAGCGAAATTTTTTGCATTTGGGAGAAAAAGGGAAATTCTTGTGACTGCTGGAAGAAGAATATTGATTTAAGGCCTGTATGTTATAGCAGGAATTTATAAAGAtctgaaaaaaattgaagcaagaAGTTTGTAAATTCATAGCTCGGCACCTACATAGATACcatagttctgtaaactgcatacgGTAGACCATAATAAGCGGAGAAATTTGATGCCGCGGTCTATTCTATGATATTCTACGACTCCTCTGTGGACTATTTAGACTGCGGACTATTCTATGATCAAATCCCAATAAATTCTGGTGCTGACTTTTAGTAAAGACACATTCTAGGCAGATTGAACAGATTCGGATGGCAATCTCATTAACTCTTAGAAATGCGCGTCGGCTCTTAACGACTACGTCACATCAGTTTTGTCCAACACTAATGACATTCCCATTGAATCAATACTACCACTTTAAGTAAAATTAATGTCAGACATCAAGATCAACCCTGATGGCATATGTAGCCTCAtcaactctttcgttaccgctaGAAAATGGTCATTTTTTATAGGTTTCGGAAAAAATTATTCTCCACtacaaataaaaaattaaattatggggttttacgtgccaaaaccactttctgattatgaggcacgccgtagtggaggactccggaaatttcgaccacctggggttctttaatgtgcacctaaatctaagtacacgggtgttttcgcatccactacaaaTAACATtgcagcacacattgcagcatatCATATTGCacataatgaaatgctctttccaaaaacatatgTTGCCAAAGAAATAttaggtaaaacataaaaattctagaaagtGCAATTTTTACTGTCAGTTCATAAAAGCAGCAATAAAAACATGATATTTacaaaaatatataaaagaaagttCAGAAGATGCATTTCAAAAATAAATAAcccaggaatagtgtctgaaaaaataaatgctcagtacactGCCATTCTttgcatgcaaaaaaaagaaactaagaccagttcaaTGCTCATGTCATGCGGTGAAGCAGTCCTTGGATTTTGTAAAGCATAGGTGCACTCTAGAATTTTCCCACAAAACATATAtttttgttcaactttgtggtcctcgtaacacattttgcagttccatTTTTTCTGCATCTTCTGAGGATAGTTagatgagaagtccaaggaacaTACTTTACCAGTTTCTCTAGAGCCACATGGCTCTTCCAGGACCGATTGCTTTCAGTGTAGCTGGGCAAATACAAGaatatgcatccaagcatatctgtttacatattgcagattgtctttatcacctcAGCAGAGaggaagagtagaaagaaatcccacgcgGTTGTAAATTGTCTCGCGCTGATCCATATtgctgggccgagatgtgctaCAGGAAGCCTTCTTGGTGTGGATGGAGgtttctttgctgccgatggcagcacatcacAACCAAGTGAAGTATGCGCCgtgaagataatcagtagagctctgAGGTCGTATAAAAAGATAAGCAGATAAGcgcgcacaaggaaggagacaGCTCAAGGTCGTAAAGGGAACTCGCCGGTGAACAGCTGCGGATGTGCCATGCTGACTGAAAGCATTGTCACCCTCAGAGCTTGAATCTGTTTTACAGTCATCTTCGCAATCATAACTCGAGACCTCATCAATAAATTCAAGTGCAGATGCAGCACAGTCTTGAGCGGGACGCTTTTCTCGCGGCGTAGTCACGCGGGACAACACAATCAGAGAGACTTTCGATAACTGCGCGAGACCGGCTGCGCCCCTTGCTGGAATTTTACGAGAGCAGCATTACTgaaactcttggaaactggttgcGAAAGCCGTGTGCACATGTTGCACAAGTGGTGGGCCTTCAGAAATACGTTTAGTGAAATAAAACGACTtggactccaaaccaaagctcactagtgaacaggTGGCTTCATTTTCGGTTAATTCATTGCCGCCTAAGCTTCTTTAGGCTTACCTGCGAGCCCGGTTGCAGTCGCATTGAGCTTGTATTTGCTCAGCTAAAGTTTACATGCtcccataggtgccgattacgggAGTGCTACAGGGCCTGAATCCTATCTAAACACTACAACCTAAACACTACGCTGTCGTGACAGCaactgcctagctcattgccacattttgcgacaaaagcagtgatcactcaATGACAGTTGCCTGTCCGAATATTACtccaagaattctttaaacagttcattttttaagcacgaagcatgtcatgcacAACTAGAAAATGAACCAAGCAATAAGCTTCTAGAAGTGGGTAAAAAATCGGCattcttctgaagtcagcttaaTTTGCAGCTGCTAACATTGGCtgttattgaattagggcaaggaaagaacagctagaataaacatatgtctcatcagaaagttgtggtggtgtgctgcaggctaaggcagtgaaaggaagccgttttggcattggtctacctctgtcgcAAAACCAGGTGCCATAgccgaggcgacttcacttggctttgacatatTCAAATTCGCTTTCCCGA encodes:
- the LOC142590767 gene encoding uncharacterized protein LOC142590767; translation: MIKPHVLRYKEYVQDYDIPREVLQVARAFAAVCHLRTHTGEKPCECRSCSQSFSQLVHLKVHLRTHTGEKPFQCPSCSRSFSHKSTLKLHLHTHTREKPYQCSSCPQSFSFKGHLKFHLRTHTGEKPYQCPSCSQSFSHQCNLKAHLYTHTGEKPYQCPSCPQSFSFKGHLKFHLRTHTGEKPYQCPSCSQSFSHQCNLKAHLHTHTREKPYQCPSCPQSFSFKGHLEFHLRTHTGEKPYQCPSCSQSFSHQCNLKAHLYTHTGEKPYQCPSCSQSFSHQCNLKAHLHTHTREKPYQCPSCPQSFSFKGHLKFHLRTHTGEKPYQCPSCSQSFSHQCNLKAHLHTHTGEKPYQCPSCSQSFSHQCNLKAHLHTQHTHTREKPYQCPSCPQSFSFKGHLKFHLRTHTGEKPYQCPSCSQSFSHQCNLKAHLHTHTREKPYQCPSCPQSFSFKGHLKFHLRTHTGEKPYQCPSCSQSFSHQCNLKPHLRTHTGEKPYECPSCSQSFSQKGNLRKHMRREAILMAFMPSDILVEDCPEETPALSCR